The Granulicella sibirica genome has a segment encoding these proteins:
- a CDS encoding ChbG/HpnK family deacetylase, producing MPPRLIINADDFGLTSGINRAIAELHRARALTSATLMATGPAFIEAVAIAKDNPTLGVGCHVVLTDGIPVSHPDDIPTLLGADGKTFRPSLLDFAQAILRGRVNPDDITRETFAQVQKLQRAGVDITHLDTHKHSHLFPIVTRSLLHVAERCNIGAIRNPFEPTWAFALGHGSALRRLEIRVLDHAFRRRFDTHLQTTVPNVATTDGTSAVSTTGDLTSATLSQILEALPSSGTWELVVHPGYNDEALSKIATRLRNSRDVEREALLTNIPNLQKNPSPPELIHYGSLGPYSRIREIGQFTPASGYEHVL from the coding sequence ATGCCCCCCCGCCTCATCATCAACGCAGACGATTTCGGCCTCACTTCCGGCATCAACCGTGCGATCGCCGAGCTCCACCGGGCCCGCGCTCTCACCTCCGCCACCCTGATGGCCACAGGCCCAGCCTTTATTGAAGCCGTCGCCATCGCAAAAGACAATCCCACTCTTGGTGTAGGATGTCACGTCGTTCTCACCGACGGTATCCCCGTCTCCCATCCCGATGACATCCCAACCCTTCTCGGTGCCGACGGCAAGACCTTCCGTCCCTCCCTCCTCGACTTCGCCCAGGCCATCCTCCGCGGTCGTGTCAATCCTGACGACATCACCCGCGAAACCTTCGCCCAGGTCCAGAAGCTTCAGCGCGCGGGCGTCGACATCACCCATCTCGACACCCACAAGCACTCCCACCTCTTCCCCATCGTCACCCGTTCCCTCCTTCACGTCGCGGAGCGCTGCAACATCGGCGCTATCCGCAACCCCTTCGAGCCGACCTGGGCCTTCGCTCTCGGCCACGGCTCCGCTCTTCGCCGTCTGGAAATTCGCGTGCTTGACCACGCGTTTCGCCGGCGCTTCGACACACACTTGCAGACCACCGTTCCCAATGTCGCCACCACCGACGGCACATCCGCCGTATCCACCACCGGGGATCTCACCAGCGCCACTCTGTCCCAGATCCTCGAGGCCCTTCCGAGCTCCGGAACCTGGGAACTCGTCGTCCACCCCGGTTACAACGACGAGGCCCTTTCCAAGATCGCTACCCGACTACGTAACAGTCGCGACGTTGAACGAGAAGCCCTTCTCACCAACATCCCAAATCTTCAGAAGAATCCTTCCCCACCCGAACTCATCCACTACGGAAGCCTTGGCCCATACAGCCGCATTCGCGAGATCGGCCAGTTCACCCCGGCCTCCGGCTACGAACACGTTCTGTAA
- a CDS encoding carboxypeptidase-like regulatory domain-containing protein, whose product MSERLSEDEGGPSDGAFELMGDWSSFRELRAVSERLSELLGLRGVVVWLVLCMMPLAGVAQGALVASVEDLPDAPGGAVSEDGATNGSLFGVVKDSNGALVVGAKVQLAGRVAPGGRETASGADGGFRFEGLQAGGFTLTVNSVGLATWVTSGVLHTGESVEVQRIGMTLSKAFANVTVLASQQEIAAAQVNLEEKQRVLGVFPNFYATYIWNAAPLTRKQKFGLAWKSATDPVTFALTGVTAGVEQANNDYSGYGQGAQGYAKRFGASYADGFTSTMIGGAILPSLFRQDPRYFYKGTGSVVSRAEYAVAMVVVCRGDNGKWQPNYSNVLGNLATGGISNIYYPASDRNGARLTINNALIGTAAGAVQNLIQEFVIRRITPHIPDYGPSKKASVPLSSE is encoded by the coding sequence GTGAGCGAGCGGCTCTCGGAGGATGAAGGTGGGCCATCGGATGGAGCTTTCGAGTTGATGGGAGACTGGTCGAGCTTTAGAGAACTGAGGGCTGTGAGCGAGCGGCTCTCGGAATTGCTTGGCCTTAGGGGAGTCGTTGTTTGGCTTGTGCTTTGCATGATGCCATTGGCTGGGGTGGCGCAGGGAGCATTGGTAGCTTCTGTCGAAGATCTGCCGGATGCACCAGGCGGGGCGGTTTCTGAAGATGGGGCGACGAACGGGAGCCTATTCGGAGTCGTCAAAGACAGCAATGGCGCTCTCGTAGTGGGGGCGAAGGTGCAGCTTGCAGGGAGGGTTGCTCCGGGTGGCCGGGAGACGGCTTCAGGTGCCGATGGTGGGTTTCGTTTCGAAGGGCTGCAGGCTGGCGGGTTCACCCTAACGGTGAATTCGGTTGGGCTGGCGACGTGGGTCACGTCGGGGGTGTTGCATACAGGGGAGAGCGTTGAGGTGCAGAGGATTGGGATGACTCTCTCGAAAGCGTTCGCCAATGTGACGGTCCTGGCGTCGCAGCAGGAGATAGCGGCGGCGCAGGTAAACCTCGAAGAGAAGCAGAGGGTGCTCGGGGTGTTCCCAAACTTCTATGCAACTTACATCTGGAATGCCGCCCCACTGACGAGGAAGCAGAAGTTCGGATTGGCGTGGAAGTCTGCAACGGATCCAGTGACTTTTGCGCTGACGGGGGTGACGGCGGGGGTCGAGCAGGCGAACAACGACTACAGCGGTTACGGGCAGGGAGCGCAAGGATATGCGAAGAGATTTGGAGCTTCGTATGCGGATGGGTTTACCAGCACGATGATAGGCGGGGCAATTCTGCCTTCGCTGTTTCGCCAGGATCCACGGTACTTCTACAAAGGAACCGGGTCCGTGGTGTCGCGGGCTGAGTATGCGGTTGCGATGGTTGTGGTCTGCCGTGGCGATAACGGTAAGTGGCAGCCAAACTACTCGAATGTGCTCGGAAATCTGGCGACGGGTGGGATTTCAAACATCTACTATCCCGCCAGCGACCGGAATGGGGCTCGGTTGACGATCAATAATGCGCTGATCGGGACGGCGGCGGGAGCTGTTCAAAATCTGATTCAGGAGTTTGTGATCCGGAGGATTACGCCGCATATCCCCGATTATGGGCCTTCGAAGAAGGCTTCGGTGCCGTTGTCTTCGGAGTAA
- a CDS encoding helix-turn-helix transcriptional regulator, whose product MHSPAKVSHLLRLLHEAAAEPQHWTAFIEAMVQETSAACSFVIALPEDHHPPLYHQFGFEDPVLRSYNEHFVHEDLILDRFRQAGNLHGSWIGNRQSLLPDAELEASSFYNDYMRPMNLYHQAGANVGRVANYSLAGMTLVRPRSLGEFDARTTSLLRLIAPHLKQAFQLHHKLSQLNLGNSLLEQGLETTGVACVTIDSRGTVQSQTAAAEKLISQSDGLCLTQGRLQAVNPKEDRLLESILFSALKTTSNGIDSGHAAIGGEIRISRRPPRKPLHLVVTPFRSGIEILQSHPSALVFLVDPESRTPPRGALLRRLFGLTPSEAKLAELLAEGHDVKCCAERMRITEASARFVLKRVFQKTSVKSQSSLMRLTLSLPCLPEERAALR is encoded by the coding sequence TTGCATTCGCCCGCCAAGGTCTCCCATCTGCTCCGTCTCCTGCATGAAGCAGCAGCCGAGCCGCAACATTGGACCGCCTTCATCGAGGCTATGGTCCAGGAGACTAGCGCCGCCTGCAGTTTCGTGATCGCCCTACCGGAAGACCACCATCCCCCGCTCTACCACCAGTTCGGCTTCGAAGACCCCGTCCTTCGCAGCTACAACGAACACTTCGTCCACGAAGACCTCATCCTCGACCGATTCCGCCAGGCGGGCAACCTGCACGGGTCTTGGATCGGCAATCGCCAATCCCTCCTGCCCGATGCCGAGCTCGAAGCGAGCTCCTTCTATAACGACTACATGCGCCCAATGAACCTCTACCATCAGGCCGGAGCCAATGTAGGCCGAGTCGCCAACTATTCCCTGGCCGGCATGACCCTCGTCCGTCCGCGATCGCTGGGCGAATTCGATGCGAGAACGACCTCCCTGCTCCGCCTCATCGCCCCCCACCTCAAGCAGGCCTTCCAACTCCATCACAAGCTGAGCCAACTCAACCTCGGCAACTCGCTCCTCGAGCAAGGCCTTGAGACCACCGGCGTCGCATGCGTGACCATCGACTCCCGAGGCACCGTGCAGTCACAGACCGCAGCCGCCGAAAAGCTCATCTCCCAGTCCGATGGCCTCTGCCTCACCCAGGGTCGCCTTCAGGCCGTCAATCCGAAGGAAGACCGTCTCCTAGAATCCATCCTCTTCTCCGCCCTGAAGACCACCTCCAATGGCATCGACTCCGGCCACGCTGCCATCGGCGGTGAGATCCGCATCTCCCGCCGCCCACCGCGCAAGCCCCTCCACCTCGTCGTCACGCCCTTCCGCTCAGGAATCGAGATCCTCCAGTCCCATCCCTCCGCTCTCGTGTTCCTCGTCGACCCCGAATCGAGAACCCCGCCTCGCGGCGCACTCCTCCGCCGCCTCTTCGGCCTCACCCCGTCCGAAGCCAAACTCGCCGAACTTCTTGCCGAGGGTCACGACGTCAAATGCTGCGCTGAGCGAATGCGCATCACTGAAGCCAGCGCCCGCTTCGTCCTCAAGCGCGTCTTCCAGAAAACCAGCGTGAAAAGCCAAAGTTCCCTCATGCGTCTGACTCTGAGCCTCCCTTGTCTTCCCGAAGAGCGAGCCGCCCTCCGGTAA
- a CDS encoding beta strand repeat-containing protein, with product MLAGLALGVTSGWSQTAPTYSITSASPASIPAGAAGASIGLNGTLPDFTNNTYQVCFFAGAGSSAPLTPTAVGGVQTISVPASIIQNIAPSSFTAANGYAVSALLSVAPAGQTCDGTFDATLTNSLSIPVVEPTLGTYIGPTSLPQANSAAGVQGAPIAITLSGANFVANTTVAFGSFGRVTPRTITPTALTLLVPAMFSSSDPNTTASLSVCNGSDATTYFCSTPATPITLTVNALAASSGTITATPSPVLTSGQTRLTSTFKQSGYSTNPVGSPSGTVTFVADGTTLPKTRLILDKTAGFTPVTSSLTVPAAATPVITPAAGTYLNSATITLTDTTAGASIYYTTDGSMPTTGSTLYTGPFSITTSETITAIAALSGSFNSASSSATYTIRISPPTQLAFSTQPGTTAINTSIAPAVQVAVEDANGNVVTSFTGAVSVALITNPGSSTLSGTLSVNAVGGIATFSDLAINNVANGYVIQAISGRLTPAVSNAFNITPYPITLTLQSELVGIMSTLNGTFTLGHPAPTGGLTVTLASSVPANVTIAPATVTVAAGQTMGSFTYSGVAAGDSNLTASAPNYQTGTTKATGTAAQVSLYLVPPVAPGQSVSLALSLATAAPPGGTMVTFTSSRPSIATVTSTISVPAGQFTASANPQVTGVLIGTTTITANAPGYAPANLVVNVTVTATISPSTTTINLATSTGTTLAISAPAPTGGLTFTLSSDDPTTATVPASVTLVKGATSVPLPVTGVKAGSTTIRADSPGVTEATGAVNVVSQIGNSSVATGYHLENSFYQYLPLNPQSPLTVTVTSNDPSVVTLSLAATTVGTKTVTFPNTTSSYVGYVYFQGQKIGTTTLTVSAPGFQDGTIAVTVDPAGVTYYYYQQTLATTTFAQASNVTAYLTILNPDLSVLAQGYQLNPGLAPVSTPVTSSNTAIGTVTGSPLTFHANESQETYQFNPVAVGTTNLTIGAQPAGFATSTQNQTVTATVTSPVISVGAITTGNHLINGESQYLPVAPPSGETVTITSSNPAVFTISANTSTVGATSITYPGTTGTYVGPIYVQGQSVGTATLTVSAPGYVSGTATVTVQPSGFAFYGDRSGTTTTFSGTTTNAVYSTILNSDLSFAYPGYALNPGYGPVSVGVSSATTSVGTISPGTLVFHAGDSQQTVTFTPVSAGSTVVSIGAAPTGFSKPTQYQSYTATVTAPAISIGNLLTGVHLTNSMSISLPQVPPSATTVTVSVPANAAGTVLLSTSATAVGTTSLTFANITGSYVGQIFFQGQGVGSTTLTVAAPGYVSGTSTVTVNPSGFAFAGNQSYTTSTFSGSTQRTLYASILDSSLAPLYYGFALNPGVGPVSVALTDSAPSVATVTPAALVFNTGDSSQQITVQPVSAGAAVVSIAATPAGFSTPTMYQQYTATVTAPAISISNVVAGLHLETAMDIYLPVAPPNAVTVMVLSNGLAIAGVSSSATDVGTNAVLFPNTTGTYVGRIYVQGEKIGTTTLTVMAAGYTDGNSTITVLPSGFSYDGSPNISTTSSSSTTARTVYACQLNTGTLTLYSCGYGINPDFAPVNVSVTSSDPTVGTVTSPVAFAASSGTGTFEFQPVATGTSTLTLGTPDGFSTPSQYTTITATVQ from the coding sequence ATGCTGGCGGGTCTGGCGCTTGGCGTGACGAGCGGGTGGTCCCAGACGGCTCCTACGTATAGCATCACGTCGGCCAGTCCAGCCAGCATTCCGGCGGGAGCGGCGGGTGCAAGCATTGGTCTAAACGGGACACTCCCAGACTTTACGAACAATACTTACCAGGTCTGCTTCTTCGCAGGTGCTGGGAGCAGTGCGCCATTGACTCCTACCGCTGTGGGAGGCGTGCAGACGATCTCGGTCCCGGCGTCGATTATCCAGAATATTGCCCCATCGAGCTTTACAGCGGCTAATGGATATGCGGTCTCGGCACTTCTTTCGGTTGCGCCTGCGGGACAGACCTGCGATGGAACGTTCGACGCGACGCTGACGAACAGCCTTTCCATTCCGGTGGTTGAGCCAACGCTTGGGACTTACATCGGGCCAACGTCTCTGCCTCAGGCGAATTCGGCCGCGGGAGTCCAGGGTGCCCCGATCGCGATTACACTTTCTGGCGCAAATTTTGTTGCCAATACGACGGTGGCATTCGGATCGTTTGGCCGAGTCACTCCGCGGACCATTACTCCAACAGCGCTGACTTTGCTGGTGCCGGCGATGTTCTCTTCCAGTGATCCGAATACGACGGCCTCTTTGAGCGTTTGCAACGGAAGCGATGCGACGACCTACTTTTGCAGCACGCCCGCGACCCCTATCACGTTGACAGTGAATGCACTGGCTGCGAGTTCGGGGACGATTACGGCGACTCCCTCGCCCGTGCTGACCTCCGGGCAGACGAGGCTGACGTCGACGTTCAAGCAGTCCGGGTATTCGACCAATCCTGTGGGAAGCCCTTCGGGCACAGTGACGTTTGTCGCGGATGGGACTACGCTCCCGAAAACAAGGCTGATCCTCGATAAGACGGCGGGGTTTACCCCCGTGACCTCGTCGTTGACAGTTCCCGCAGCAGCCACGCCGGTTATTACTCCGGCGGCGGGAACGTACTTGAATAGCGCGACGATAACGCTTACCGACACGACGGCCGGGGCATCGATCTACTACACGACGGATGGGAGTATGCCAACGACCGGCTCGACGCTGTATACGGGACCGTTCAGCATCACGACCTCCGAGACGATTACGGCGATCGCGGCGCTCTCAGGATCCTTTAACAGTGCGTCTTCGTCGGCGACCTACACGATAAGGATCAGCCCGCCGACACAGTTGGCGTTCTCGACGCAACCGGGGACGACTGCGATCAACACGTCGATTGCTCCTGCGGTACAGGTTGCTGTTGAGGATGCAAATGGAAACGTGGTGACCTCGTTCACGGGAGCGGTGTCGGTCGCGTTGATCACGAATCCGGGAAGCTCTACGCTTTCGGGAACACTCAGCGTGAATGCCGTCGGCGGCATCGCGACCTTCTCGGACCTGGCGATCAATAACGTAGCAAACGGCTACGTTATTCAGGCCATTAGCGGACGTCTCACCCCCGCCGTGAGTAACGCATTCAATATCACGCCCTATCCGATCACGTTGACGTTGCAGAGTGAGCTCGTGGGCATCATGTCGACCCTGAACGGGACGTTTACACTCGGGCATCCTGCTCCTACGGGCGGGTTGACCGTCACGCTGGCAAGCTCGGTGCCAGCTAATGTTACGATCGCGCCCGCGACGGTAACAGTCGCCGCTGGCCAGACGATGGGGAGCTTCACCTACAGCGGTGTTGCTGCGGGCGATTCGAACCTAACGGCGAGTGCGCCGAACTACCAGACGGGAACGACGAAAGCAACCGGAACCGCAGCGCAAGTGAGCCTCTACCTTGTTCCGCCGGTGGCTCCGGGACAGTCGGTGAGCCTGGCGCTGAGCCTCGCGACGGCTGCTCCGCCGGGCGGCACGATGGTGACCTTTACGAGCAGCAGGCCGAGCATCGCAACCGTGACCTCAACGATCTCGGTGCCGGCGGGACAATTTACAGCATCGGCGAATCCGCAGGTGACCGGTGTTCTCATCGGGACGACGACGATCACGGCGAATGCTCCCGGGTATGCGCCGGCAAATCTCGTGGTGAATGTCACGGTCACGGCGACGATCAGCCCGAGCACGACAACGATTAATCTGGCGACATCGACCGGCACGACGCTTGCGATCTCAGCGCCGGCACCGACGGGCGGGCTCACTTTCACGTTGAGCTCGGACGATCCTACGACCGCGACGGTTCCGGCATCGGTGACGCTGGTGAAGGGCGCAACCTCCGTGCCCCTTCCAGTCACCGGCGTGAAAGCTGGATCGACGACGATCCGAGCCGACTCGCCAGGTGTAACCGAGGCGACCGGAGCCGTGAACGTTGTAAGCCAGATCGGTAACTCGTCAGTCGCGACGGGCTATCACCTAGAGAATTCGTTCTACCAGTACCTGCCTCTCAATCCGCAGAGCCCGCTCACGGTGACGGTGACGAGTAACGATCCGTCTGTCGTCACGCTTTCGCTCGCTGCGACCACCGTCGGGACGAAGACGGTTACCTTCCCCAACACAACGTCCTCCTATGTCGGATATGTCTATTTCCAGGGACAGAAGATCGGCACCACGACGCTCACTGTTTCCGCTCCTGGCTTCCAGGACGGAACGATAGCTGTCACGGTCGATCCTGCGGGTGTGACTTATTACTACTATCAGCAGACGCTCGCGACGACGACGTTCGCGCAGGCATCGAACGTTACGGCCTATCTGACGATCCTGAATCCCGACCTGAGCGTGCTGGCGCAAGGCTACCAGTTGAATCCGGGGCTGGCTCCAGTGAGTACGCCTGTCACAAGCTCGAACACCGCGATCGGGACGGTAACAGGTAGCCCGCTCACCTTCCACGCGAACGAGTCGCAAGAGACCTATCAGTTCAACCCGGTTGCAGTCGGCACGACGAATCTCACTATCGGCGCGCAACCTGCCGGGTTCGCCACGAGTACGCAAAACCAGACGGTGACAGCAACGGTTACATCCCCGGTGATCTCTGTTGGGGCGATCACGACGGGCAATCACCTGATCAACGGGGAATCTCAATATCTACCGGTAGCTCCTCCCAGCGGAGAGACTGTGACGATCACCAGCAGCAACCCGGCGGTGTTCACGATTTCGGCAAACACGAGCACGGTTGGCGCGACTTCGATCACGTACCCGGGCACGACCGGCACCTATGTTGGTCCGATCTACGTACAGGGACAGAGCGTGGGGACGGCAACCCTTACGGTCTCCGCGCCGGGGTATGTCAGCGGAACGGCGACTGTGACGGTCCAGCCTTCCGGATTTGCGTTCTATGGCGATCGAAGCGGCACGACAACAACCTTCTCTGGCACAACAACAAATGCGGTCTACTCGACGATCCTCAATAGTGACCTCTCATTTGCGTATCCGGGCTACGCCCTAAATCCAGGATATGGGCCTGTGAGTGTCGGCGTCAGCAGCGCAACTACCTCGGTTGGAACCATTTCGCCGGGGACGCTTGTCTTCCATGCGGGTGACAGCCAGCAAACTGTGACATTTACACCTGTTTCCGCAGGCAGTACGGTGGTGTCGATCGGGGCTGCTCCGACTGGCTTCAGCAAGCCGACGCAGTACCAGAGCTACACCGCGACGGTGACCGCGCCTGCGATTTCGATAGGGAACCTTCTGACCGGCGTGCACCTTACGAACAGCATGTCGATCTCTCTGCCACAAGTTCCTCCAAGCGCGACCACGGTGACGGTATCGGTTCCTGCGAACGCGGCTGGAACAGTACTCTTATCCACGAGCGCGACCGCCGTGGGCACAACAAGCCTCACGTTCGCCAACATTACCGGCAGTTATGTTGGTCAGATCTTTTTCCAGGGTCAAGGGGTAGGATCGACGACCCTGACCGTGGCGGCTCCCGGCTATGTCTCGGGAACAAGCACCGTTACAGTGAATCCATCCGGATTCGCGTTCGCCGGGAACCAGAGTTACACCACCTCCACATTCTCGGGAAGTACCCAGCGCACGCTCTACGCCTCGATTCTGGATTCGAGCTTGGCACCGCTTTACTACGGCTTTGCGCTCAACCCGGGTGTCGGACCTGTCTCGGTTGCTCTTACTGACTCAGCTCCCTCCGTAGCCACGGTCACACCAGCAGCTCTGGTGTTCAACACCGGCGATTCTTCCCAACAGATCACAGTTCAGCCGGTCTCGGCCGGTGCGGCGGTTGTCAGCATCGCCGCAACCCCTGCGGGCTTTAGTACGCCGACCATGTACCAGCAGTACACCGCCACGGTGACTGCCCCGGCCATCAGCATCTCCAACGTTGTCGCCGGGCTTCATCTCGAAACCGCGATGGACATTTACCTGCCGGTCGCCCCGCCAAACGCGGTGACGGTGATGGTGCTCAGCAATGGCTTGGCGATCGCGGGGGTGTCCAGCAGTGCCACGGATGTTGGAACGAATGCGGTGCTGTTCCCGAACACAACCGGAACCTATGTCGGTCGGATTTACGTGCAGGGAGAAAAGATCGGAACGACGACGTTGACTGTGATGGCCGCCGGGTATACGGATGGCAACTCGACGATCACCGTCCTTCCGTCTGGCTTCAGCTATGACGGCAGCCCAAATATATCGACCACGTCCTCGTCCTCCACAACTGCTAGAACGGTCTATGCCTGCCAGTTGAATACCGGAACCTTGACCCTGTACTCGTGCGGATACGGGATCAACCCAGACTTCGCACCGGTGAACGTTTCCGTGACGAGTTCCGACCCAACCGTCGGTACGGTGACCAGTCCCGTTGCGTTCGCGGCGAGTTCGGGAACAGGCACGTTCGAGTTCCAGCCGGTTGCAACCGGTACATCGACCCTGACGCTTGGAACACCCGATGGCTTTAGTACTCCATCGCAATACACCACGATTACGGCCACGGTTCAGTGA